One region of Malania oleifera isolate guangnan ecotype guangnan chromosome 6, ASM2987363v1, whole genome shotgun sequence genomic DNA includes:
- the LOC131157645 gene encoding mitogen-activated protein kinase kinase kinase 20-like, with product MKRKRGGSDECDYGDGGSWIRGPLIAKGSFGSVFIAIPWKKKKKGYFFYKAVLAVKSCEVSASSSLQDEGNILSNFHGCSNILQCFGEETTTSENGQMVYNLLLEYASGGTLGGLIAKNAAAASFIPESDVRAYTRDILCGLHQIHGAGYVHCDLKPENILLFPPDSGFGRFVAKIADFGLAKERRVQYPYLRGSAMYLSPEVVIDGIQGPPSDIWALGCVVLKMLTGRPPWLNTAGLDREGLLSRIGTPNELPQIPSSLSEEAKDFLKHCFVRKANTRFTAEMLLIHPFVAGLDCTNVQETSDFEEQEQKQIDPTIPLPETDNECSSSSSIIWFT from the coding sequence ATGAAGAGGAAGCGGGGAGGAAGTGATGAATGTGATTATGGAGATGGAGGATCATGGATTAGAGGGCCTTTGATTGCCAAAGGCAGTTTCGGCTCTGTGTTTATTGCCATTCcctggaagaagaagaagaaaggctACTTCTTTTACAAAGCTGTCTTGGCTGTCAAGTCCTGCGAGGTCTCTGCCTCCAGTTCTCTGCAGGACGAGGGAAATATTCTCAGTAATTTTCATGGCTGTTCCAACATATTACAGTGCTTCGGTGAAGAGACAACCACCAGTGAAAATGGGCAGATGGTCTACAACCTGCTTTTGGAGTATGCCAGTGGAGGCACCCTGGGTGGTCTCATTGCCAAGAACGCTGCTGCTGCTTCTTTCATTCCTGAATCAGATGTGAGGGCCTACACCAGGGATATTCTCTGCGGCCTCCATCAAATTCATGGCGCTGGGTATGTACACTGTGATTTAAAGCCTGAGAACATCTTACTTTTCCCGCCTGATTCTGGTTTTGGAAGATTTGTGGCCAAGATTGCTGATTTCGGATTGGCCAAGGAGAGGAGGGTGCAGTATCCGTACTTGAGAGGATCTGCAATGTATCTGTCCCCTGAAGTTGTGATTGATGGGATACAGGGCCCCCCTTCTGATATTTGGGCTCTTGGCTGTGTGGTCCTCAAGATGCTAACTGGAAGACCACCATGGCTCAATACTGCAGGTTTAGACCGTGAGGGCCTTCTGTCTCGGATTGGCACTCCCAATGAATTGCCGCAAATTCCGAGTAGCCTGTCTGAAGAAGCAAAAGATTTTTTGAAGCATTGTTTTGTGAGGAAGGCTAATACCAGGTTCACTGCAGAAATGCTTTTGATTCACCCATTTGTTGCAGGATTGGACTGCACTAATGTGCAAGAAACTAGTGATTTTGAGGAACAGGAGCAGAAGCAGATAGACCCCACAATTCCATTGCCCGAGACTGATAATGAGTGTTCCTCGTCTTCCTCTATTATTTGGTTTACATGA